In Synergistaceae bacterium, the DNA window AAAAAATGTTTCAACTCTGTCTCTGGACCCGAAACGCTGCGTGGGCTGCGGAATGTGTCTGACGGTATGTCCCCGCAGCGTCTTTCTGGCGGAGGACGCAAAGGTGAAAATCGAGGATCGGGACGCCTGCATCGAGTGCGGCGCCTGCGTGCTGAACTGTCCGGTTTCCGCGCTCTCGGTCCATCCGGGGGTGGGCTGTGCTTCCGCGATCATCAACGGCCTGCTCTCCGGTGGAGAAGCCGAATGCACCTGTTGCTGAAAGGAATCTAAAATGACGAATTTTTCTCCTGACGACCTTCACGGCTATATTGCCGAACATTCCGCGGAACTGCTGGATTTAATCAAAACTCTCTGCCGCATTCCCGCCCCCTCCAACGACGAAGGGGCCAGAGCGGCCTTTCTTCGGGACTGGTTTCTGACCCGGTGCGGTTCGGAGGAGGCCGACGTGATTGTGGATGGGGCGCTCAACGTGATTTACCGTTTAAATTACAGAGCCGACGAAGATGTGTCGATTTTCATGGCCCACACCGACACGGTTTTTCCGGACCTCACCCCTTTCGAACCGGAGGAGCGGGAGGGTCGTCTTTACTGTCCCGGGGTGGGGGACGACACCACGAATCTGGCGATGCTCATGCTGTCGGCCCGCTATGTGGCGACCCGAAAGGTTCCCTCCGACTGCGGGGTGCTGTTCGTGGGCAACGCCGGCGAAGAGGGGCTCGGCAATCTGAAGGGATGCCGAAAACTGATGGAAGACCACGCCGGACGCGTTCGACAGGTGGTTTCCTTCGACGGGCGTCTGGGAAATCTGACGAACAAAGCGGTGGGGTCTCGGCGTTATCGGGTGGCGGTCTCCGGACAGGGCGGGCATTCCTGGAACGATTTCGGCAACAGCAACGCCATTCAGATTCTTTCAGAGATTATCGTCGATTTGTACAAAATCGCGCCTCCCGCCGCTCCTGACGGGCCCACCACCCTGAATGTCGGAAAAATCTCCGGCGGCACCTCGGTCAACAGCATTGCCGAGACGTCCGAAATGCTCTTCGAATACCGCTCTGTCACTCAGCGGGGTCTCGACATTATGGAGCGGAAGTTTCGCGAAATTCTGGAACGCCGTCGGGGTGAGGCCGAAAAGATCGAAGTGGAGCTGATCGGTGAGCGCCCTTCCGCGGGAAAGCTGGACCCGACCGCCCAGGAAACTCTGGAGCGAAAGGC includes these proteins:
- a CDS encoding M20/M25/M40 family metallo-hydrolase; its protein translation is MTNFSPDDLHGYIAEHSAELLDLIKTLCRIPAPSNDEGARAAFLRDWFLTRCGSEEADVIVDGALNVIYRLNYRADEDVSIFMAHTDTVFPDLTPFEPEEREGRLYCPGVGDDTTNLAMLMLSARYVATRKVPSDCGVLFVGNAGEEGLGNLKGCRKLMEDHAGRVRQVVSFDGRLGNLTNKAVGSRRYRVAVSGQGGHSWNDFGNSNAIQILSEIIVDLYKIAPPAAPDGPTTLNVGKISGGTSVNSIAETSEMLFEYRSVTQRGLDIMERKFREILERRRGEAEKIEVELIGERPSAGKLDPTAQETLERKAFEVIQSVTGKAPKVRAASTDCNLPLSLGIPAVALGGYRGSGAHTRGEFIDLSSLSEGFEVVLRLILRCMEA
- a CDS encoding 4Fe-4S binding protein, with the protein product MQTELRYLKNVSTLSLDPKRCVGCGMCLTVCPRSVFLAEDAKVKIEDRDACIECGACVLNCPVSALSVHPGVGCASAIINGLLSGGEAECTCC